Proteins encoded in a region of the Psychromicrobium lacuslunae genome:
- a CDS encoding FABP family protein produces the protein MPIEIPTDLTPELVPLSWLIGEWEGQGRLGTGEADSEHFFQHVSFASNGLPYLQYVAQSWLTDEDGLKLRPLSVEQGFWALDRKLGEADGGPGLIPADIVPALRDADAVEELRNDQGGFDITATIVHPGGISELYYGSIKGPQIQLSTDAVMRGAGSKDYAAATRIFGLVNGDLFWRWDVAAEGNSLEAHASAILKKVIAAESAE, from the coding sequence GTGCCCATCGAGATCCCTACTGACCTCACCCCAGAACTGGTTCCGCTTTCCTGGCTGATTGGTGAATGGGAGGGCCAGGGACGCTTGGGCACCGGTGAGGCCGACTCGGAACACTTCTTCCAGCACGTCAGCTTCGCCTCCAACGGCTTGCCCTATTTACAGTATGTGGCGCAGAGCTGGTTGACCGATGAAGATGGCTTGAAGCTCCGCCCGCTCAGTGTGGAACAGGGTTTTTGGGCGCTGGACCGGAAACTCGGTGAGGCCGACGGCGGTCCAGGCCTGATACCAGCCGATATTGTCCCGGCGCTGCGTGACGCTGATGCGGTCGAGGAGCTTCGCAATGACCAGGGCGGTTTCGACATCACCGCCACCATTGTGCATCCCGGCGGTATCTCGGAACTTTACTACGGCAGCATTAAAGGGCCGCAGATTCAGCTATCGACCGATGCGGTGATGCGCGGGGCGGGCTCGAAAGACTACGCCGCAGCCACCCGGATTTTCGGCTTAGTTAACGGAGATTTGTTTTGGCGTTGGGACGTCGCCGCCGAAGGAAACTCTCTTGAAGCCCACGCTTCGGCGATCCTCAAAAAGGTTATTGCCGCCGAATCCGCGGAATAG
- a CDS encoding winged helix-turn-helix transcriptional regulator, with amino-acid sequence MSHILILTNSTDSSVDILPALELLNHRVHILPAEPSALVDAGPADIILLDARRDLVGARSLTQLLRATGPGAPLILVLTEGGMAAISANWAADDIVLNTAGPAEVEARLRLSLMKTQEDAEEVGNEIRAAGVVIDESSYTARVNGDALNLTYKEFELLKYLAQHPGRVFTRAQLLHEVWGYDYYGGTRTVDVHVRRLRAKLGSDHENLIGTVRNVGYRLTPFRTPEEELSEA; translated from the coding sequence ATGTCTCATATTCTGATACTGACGAACAGCACCGACAGTTCGGTGGACATCCTGCCCGCCCTTGAGCTGCTCAACCATCGGGTACATATTCTCCCCGCCGAGCCCTCTGCCCTGGTCGACGCCGGACCGGCGGACATCATCCTGCTGGACGCGCGGAGAGACCTCGTCGGCGCTCGTTCACTCACTCAGCTACTACGAGCCACTGGCCCCGGCGCCCCGCTTATCCTGGTACTCACCGAGGGCGGGATGGCAGCAATTTCAGCGAACTGGGCCGCCGATGACATTGTGCTCAATACCGCGGGCCCGGCCGAGGTGGAAGCTCGGCTCAGGCTGTCATTGATGAAAACCCAAGAGGATGCTGAGGAGGTTGGCAATGAGATCCGCGCGGCTGGCGTGGTGATCGATGAGTCTTCCTACACCGCCCGGGTCAATGGTGATGCTTTGAACCTGACCTATAAGGAATTCGAGCTGCTGAAATACCTGGCCCAGCATCCTGGCCGGGTATTCACTCGGGCCCAGCTGCTACACGAAGTCTGGGGATACGACTACTATGGCGGCACCCGGACGGTCGATGTGCATGTTCGGCGGCTGCGCGCCAAACTCGGCTCCGACCACGAGAATCTGATCGGCACGGTGCGCAATGTGGGGTACCGGTTGACACCGTTTCGGACCCCCGAAGAAGAGCTCTCCGAGGCTTAA